acatttgtttaacctatcgatttcttttcatgagaatccaactgaacaagataaaaaaaaacaattagatttacaaatatttaattaccattttattcaattttgattaatttcaagctgtaataatgtatctttttgaagttacaaaaaataatgttctttctttattacactagcattatatatagattctatatacacaaataaatataatataacaacataagatTGCTTTCTCCGAttcatatgaaatttttttaagttatccaccaaagcaaattaattaaatcaatcaaattgttagaatacaacaaattaatatataattttattttaaattaaattatttaaatgtgtattttcattaaaaacaaaataataaataagtaaaaatgaTTCGATGGTAattttatgacatatatatatatatatcaattcagtgaaagaaatagaagcttaatatggaaaaaatcttaaatacaaaaaactctaaaaattgacaaaaaaactaataaaaattaaactatgatatcacttgaaagcttcttagacaatattaataaaatattttagcgataattagacaaatttgattttttttgccagccaaaattttattattaattagcatcaattatttcaagatgtttaagaatgGATGGAccaaaaaaaataggatggacataaatgatatatgaactatgaatagtactttgtaaaactgacttagataacacatatgcacatccattttcagtcatttttgatgcctaaattcaattactttagagtagttattccacaaagagatcgtatgagatattgttttgatattcagatttgtttcttgacttttaagaagattgataactgtaaaatgCCTTCTTCGAATataatatgtctataaccgagtccccaacatgagacaaggttgtttaaaaagtaaataattttattttttcttatattatataataaatatatattatttactgataataaaaatatagttattcatctatcacatatatctatgcaaatatgcgAATCAAGTacaaccactacaagaaaacatattttttacgagggcaATATACgttgtaacttcgtcgtaaacggggtgttacgacgaatgaaccgcgaaacacgtttcgtcgtaaaacgcCCGTCGTAACCgacgtttcgtcgtaaatgacttgttaagtttacgacgaaatatattcctcgtaaagcgcagggcagagattcgtcgtaaacgacacgtaaaatttcgtggtaaactccacgtaatggattcgatgtaaagcacacgtaaacatTTTCGTTGTAACaccctcgtaaatatttcgatgtaaactccacgtaacatttcgatgtaaagaccacgtaaaatcTTCGATGTAAAAGACTCGTAATTATTTTCGACGGTAatcagttgtaaatgtttacgtCGAGCCTACATCGACGTttcgttttataatatattttgaatattatttttaacctcaaatatatatatatataaaatttgaatttatttaaaattctgaattttaaataattttaattttaaaacgaaatatgaaaataaaaaacatttataaaaaagcatttaaaagtcataatatttaaattcataatacaaaccgaaaatattaaaaaaactacatatcatcgaagtagtcggtggggttgctcggctgttgacgggttggatcggactcttggggatctcgtactggcaacccaagagcggctcgtctctgactcaacattctctgcataaccgggtttcccacggccatcacgtctagcaaatcctcaagagagtctaaacgaacctgctggctatccattcgagctttcatctgagaagtctcttcatcccgtctcgaagtgtatgacgaagttgcccttgcaacttggTTAAcggagcctataccgactattcggcccttctttctaggagccagctataaaattaaaacatatattaatatagttataaaaaataatgaaaaaaaaaccaacTTCACTTCCCTCCATTTTCTCCTTATCGCTCtactgaattggcagacagacgaatgACTCATGTTCGTTATCGTTATCTTCGAAATAGTAATTGGTGGTTCGagaagaagagagttgtgtgttgtgaggaagagagttgtgtgttgtgaggaagagagttgtgggaaatgacatatatatagagaaatatggtaagttttacatggattttacatggaaaATTTACAACGCGTTTACAACGAacttaggtaagttaaagcactttcaatacacgttttcacctttatgtaacggtaacatgattcgttgtaatgtcgatgtaacgtttacaactattttgcattccacgtactttcgtcgtaaacttacattaactttacgacgaatacatttcgtcgtaaattaccatcgagtttacgacgaagtcatgtcgcgtcgtaattgcgttgtaaagctaatgtaaatttacgaggaaataatttcctcgtaaaatgccgttgttactgctacgttttcttgtagtgaacaatcaaataacataataattttcacaaagaaaattaaaaaaaaatatttatgttatatagtcttattttatattctttaaataatataatacaatattatacattatttttttagaattgagaaatacatataatatcttatctgcgcgtagcgcggttaaaaactCTAGTGTACCTAATAAAGAGTGGTACGGGGAATGTAAACATCTCAGTACGCACAAATTTTAGAAGGAATAATTGTTTACACAAACTCTTTTCAGCGTGTCCACTGTAATATTTTTAGCATGCTTTTAATAAAagtgagcaaaaaaaaaaagacagttcCTCACAATGATAATGATTTCCAAGAGAGTAAGCAAAATATCAGAATAGAAGTTGGATCATGTGACTTTTACAGAACAGAATCCTAAGGAATGtgatgtaataaataaaataacattttgatGATGTTGTTGGTAATAATAAAAGATatgtgaatgattttttttcaagtAGATTTTTCTTCCCCAGAGAAAGAAGTGGAGTAAAGCTGTCTTGTGCGCTGGTGGTGTTTTGGGGtttcattttttcaaatataataacaaaCTATTTTCTCCAAATGTCTTTGGATTGttaattatacttttaaaacCCTTTTTTGGCCATGAAAAAATGATAACGTACGAACAAAGCAAAGGCTGTAAAATAAAATTGGTCTATTTCGAGGTAGAAAATCATTCTCTTGTAATCATCGCTTGTCCACCACCGCCAGATCTCTTTCACTCTTTATATTTGCTTAGTGGCTAGTGTTACTAATTAGAGTAGCTATTAGTTAACCTTTTAAAAGTTAGATTTGTTTATCTTACCAaatattcttttcatttgtcTCATATTCTAGTTGTTTGTTACTGCTATTTCTATGATTAAAAGGCTCTGGACAAATGCTCATACATTTCCCAAATATAGGACCATGAGATGTAATATAATCTCATCCAAAAGGTAACGGATTCGTTACCCAATCATGCAATTTTTAGGCTTTACACTTGGTATGCTGAATcaaatattttggatttaaaaataaaataaaaataaatgttataaatttattaatgtaaaattgGTATGTTAATGTTTCTCGTACTGATTCttctatatacaaaaattaataaagaaaCATATACTTACCAGATAATGAGACTATTAGTTTTTCGCATAGATATAAAATAcccttaacatttttttaattaatcaggAGCAAAGATTTTTCTATACAACTTTGGGAAAATCTTGTTAAAGGGATTATGGAGAGTTCTTATACAAGTTCTTGGTCAGAGATCATGCGGTTGGCTGCGGAGGGTTGTAACATGGATCGAAAGAGGCTTTTCTGTTTCCGTTATGCGTTTCACATTGTAATATATGGAATATGGAGAGAACGAAACAGAGTTAGGCATGGAAAGAAGCTAATGCCTATAAATGTGTTGAAGAAGGTGACTCATAAGGGGGTGAGAAACAAACTTAGTGTGATGAGAGCTAAAGGAGTAAAGGGTATGGAAGATGCTTTGCAACTCTGGTTTGGTACTAGAGTGTGATTAGCTTTGATTATTTTATAGGGGTTTTGTACAGAGTTTTAACTCTAGATTGATACAAGGGTGGCATCTTTtgtaaaaagatttttttgaggaataaaatttaacattttttcaaaaaaaaaaaaatcaggagcCAAGAGGTGTTTCGGCATTCGGCCCAAATAATCTCCTATACCCAGAACCAACCGATGCTAATATCGATGACATGGTATAAAGCATTAAGGGCGCAATAAAACCAGTTTTCAAGTACTAAACTACTAATCTAATGTACTATTGGTAAAATACACGAACTTGTGAGTTACtataaatagttattttatcaACCGTAAAGagtaaatatcaaaaaataattgtGTATTAGAGGATTTAGTATAACTTATACAGCATATATTGGTACATGtttcatatatttagatatctcgtataacaaaatatttaggcattttcgaaatctctattgcattattttacaaaaagaaaaaaaaatcaaattgctttttttttttgacaaaacaatcaaattacTTTTTCGAAATTATGTAGCCAAATTAAGTAATTTTCGCcatttcatatattatttatttatattttatagtgaaTACATACGTATTTATTTGCTTATGAATTTAAAGCTCTGGCTTAATTCAACGTGCAGGATACTTTCACATGCACCACAATGTAAATATACCTACGTGGCTATTCGCATGTGCACTGAACTTCCGCGAACATTTTCTAAAGTCTAAATTGATATTCtccttttatgttttctttctcttttggaaTTTCGTCTtgcaatttttttgtcaaatttatTAGCTGATAAATATATTGATATACATCAGGCAGAAAATAAATAGGaatttaatgtatatatcatATGATAATTAATGTTGTCCACAACATGTGTAAGATTCGAGTTTTGTTTCAGCTACCTACAATCATTAAAGTACTACGGGATACATATGTATACAGTCTATATTTAACATGTATTTTGTGAGTAGTTGATGTACTCTGTCTTTGTTATAGCTAGCAAATGAAGATTTCTTGGTATTTTAACGTAGTTGGTAACAGTTAACCGTATTAGGTCAGTATTTAGGTTTAATTGGTTATCTCTATTTAAATAACGTTAAACAACCaccaaattaattaaaacaaataaccCATTAATCGTTTTTTATTGAATAGCAAGGTCCGGATTTTAGTGGTAGTTGTAATAACAATGGTCCAGTGGATGATTCCTAGATAATATTAGTCATAAATGTAATTGCATAACTGCGGAACTGATTGATATAGTATTATCATATACTTTCAATAAGGTATAAATTAATACGAATTTTATAGAATCTTTATAATAAACATATACCAACTATCTTTTGGATCGATGTAGGTCGGTAACCAGTATTAAAGTCTTTAAGTTAAACGTGTTTAGGTTATCGATCAACATCAACAAGTTGAATGAGTAGTATTGATCTATTTTGTTGGTAGTACTTAGGATTTATCTAAAGTGTATTATCCACCAAATATTGAAGAACAAataagaaaacgaaaaaaaaacactgGACGCATAAAATTATACCCAgagtgatattttttttaagtaataaattGTTCGTTtctctcttatatttttttgttttatgtgtaAGTTTGTCGTTTGGTCGATGGAGGCTTTTTCACTTCAAGGCAGGGCATGACCCCAGCTAGTCTCACCATTAACTATGCAATTTTTTAGATGAGTTCAATAGTATTAATTAGTGTATCATTTAAATACACTGTACTTTATCATTTTGATAAGACAAATATTAAGGATGTGTGGCGTATTTTCTTCTTTGTAAATTTTTCCTTGTATAGGGATTGCCGTTATGATTATTGAAAGATAAAGCGTACTGATACACACACGTACTAATGTAATGACCCTAGACAATGTAGACATATCACGTGATGAAAAGCGCGTTACGTGGTCTTTTTGTATCTTGACCCACCTCTAattactttttcttttaacaTTCGTCAGTAGTCACTAATGCCATTCAACACAGCTCATCATATTCCAAACTTGGTTAGAATGATAGAATCCCATAACTTTTTAGACGATTTTTAATACAGTACTACTTATCTTCATATAAATAtgagaatctctttctttttttattcgtCTTCGTGAAGTTTTGGATATCTTTATATACTTAAGCATACTATAATGAATCAGATTCAACTATATCAAACGAATAACATACACTACTGATTAATAGTCTATCTATTGTTACGGGTCAGTGAAGCTACGAACAATCAATAGCAAAAGCAGACAACAGCCGTCAGATTGATTATGAGAATGGAAACTGTACAGCGTATACCATGGTTAGACCAAATGGTCAAGCGTGTGAAACAAAGCCACGGGTTTTTCTTGCTGTCAAGCTGCTGTGTTTGATTTCGACAATAGTTGGATGTtgactttcttcttttttttttcttttttcctctcaacgattttaatttcaaaaactaGGCagacaaaacttaaaaaaaaatatatttgattgacACAACTTTCTAACGTATatgcatatttatttattgacgCCATTACTTACAAAAGTTTATTCGGGTGGTGAGCATcttatttgaacaaaaaaatataagttgcttatttttagtttaaaattggATAAAACGTGTAGGTAGACAGTAGATAGTAGACATATTAGATGATATACCAAATGGAAGTGACTATGATTATTATGTAAAGTCGAAGCTATTTGATCCtcttttaaaaactatattgtATTTATCTCTATTTTCGAATTGAAAAAAGTTGAAGCTGATagtccatttttattttattattaagtgAGATATAAGGATAGTTAAGAGATGGAAGTAGACGCTTCAACCTAGTTAATATATTTAGTCGATTTGTTATTTGGTCACCACTCTAGGGTAGTTCCATTTTCCATATTTATCACCACAATGATTCTATTATTTATACAATTAATCATTCCTGATGTAATCAGTCAACGTAGTTAAAATAAgaaattgtaaataaaatactCCGTGTAAGAAACTGTAAGTATTCACATGCACGGTACAGTGAAAAAAACAATATCAaaatagttatttaaaaaaaaataagttcagtAATCattgtgtatataatatatagccAGTAAAAGAAAGGGTTTCACCATTGAAGTCTAAGTTTCCAAGACGTTAGAGATTAATAGAGCTTTTAGGATAGGTTTTTATCTAAATATAAGAActcgttttttaatttttaattaaaaaaaaactaaaaatcggcttttaaataaaatatttattttatcttattaaTAAGAAGCAAATAAAATAAGAACCCCATCCTAAGAATACTTATTAATCATCCTCTAAATAATTAGGTTTATTTGCTTCTGTCTTTCCATTAAATGATATTGTAGAGCAAGTAAGCACATGTGTTACATGTCATTCTTTGACTATCGTCGTGGTAAGAATTAACTTGAAAAGCCTATTAAGAAAATAGGCTAGTGTATACggatttagtatttttatttggtttcgGCTGACACAGGTTTCGTATTTAATAGGGAAACTATCTAAAACTaaatagaaatgaaaaaaaaaaacaaatgtataTTAAATCGAATTAGTAATTTATTATGgtcaattaaatatataaaaaaaaagaaagaaagaagagaaagcgTTGTTTAAAGAAGAGCCTCTGCTACATTTTAGGCTTTAAAATGATACAGAAGGCATAGCTTATTTTCACCGTCACCGTCACCTTCACTAACACCATagcccaccaccaccaccaccactcttctctctctctctctctctctcttcctagAAACAGAGTTGAttctgtgttttcttgttttcaaTCTGTATGGTGGTGATTGACTTATCTCCTGATAGTTGCTTTCTGGAGATTCTGTTTCACTGCTGCATTTTGAAAATTTCCGGTTAGTTTCTTCAGATTTGACTCTCTTTTCTCCTCTTGTTTCTGTTTCATTTACACATGTTGGAAGCTCATCAAAAATCAGAATAAACATTCGTTTCTGGAAACTACTTTTTTTGGTCGTTGCTCTGGATCTCTAGTGACTAGAGTTGCTTTGTGTAGATGGATCGTAAGAGCTGGCCATGGAAGAAGAAGTCCTCCTCTGAGAAACCTGCTCCAGTCACGGACCAGGACCAGGTActtcatctctctttctctctctctacagagagactttgagttttgattcatttttttaaaaataaacaggAAAATGGGAAGAAGGCAAGCTACATCCAGATCTCCTTTGACCAATACTCTCATCTCAATGGTTTGAAAGATGACGTTCACAAGTACGAGGCACAAGTCCTCAACCTACAAGATCACATCAAGGAGTTAGATTCCAAGCTATCTACAGCTAATGCAGATATTACATCCAAGGAGGCTTTAGTCAAACAACACTCCAAAGTCGCTGAAGAAGCCGTCTCAGGCTGGGAAAAAGCTGAAGCAGAAGCGTCCGCTTTGAAAACGCATCTCGAAACTGTGACGCTCGCCAAGCTCACCGTTGAAGACAGGGCTGCGCATCTAGACGGAGCTCTCAAGGAGTGTATGAAACAGGTaaggagtctaaaggaagagaacGAACAGAAGCTGCATGATGTCATTGTAACCAACACCAACCAAATGGACAAGATCAGAGACGAGTTCGAGTCCAAGATCCGAGAGTTCGAGCAAGAGCTGCTCCGTTCCGGAGCTGAGAACGACGCGCTGTCAAGATCACTGCAAGAGCGTTCCAACATGGTGATAAGGATAAGCGAAGAGAAGTCACAAGCAGAAGCCGAGATTGAGCATCTCAAGAGCAACATAGAGTCTTGCGAAAGGGAGATCAACACTCTTAAGTACGAAACCCATGTGATCACCAAAGAGCTCGAGATCCGCAACGAGGAGAAGAACATGAGCATGAGGTCAGCTGAAGTGGCGAACAAGCAGCATTTGGAAGGTGTCAAGAAGATTGCAAAGCTGGAAGCCGAGTGCCAGAGGCTACGCACTTTGGTAAGAAAGAAACTCCCTGGTCCTGGGGCGCTTGCGCAGATGAAAATGGAGGTTGAGAGCTTAGGGAGAGGAGGAGACTATGGAGACCATAGACAAAGGAGGTCACCTGCTAGGCCTTCTAGTCCTCTCATGTCTCCATTGTCACATGTCTCTGACTTCTCGTATGACAACATGCAGAAGATTCACAAAGAAAACGATTTGTTGACAGAGAGGTTACTTGCAATGGAAGAAGAGACAAAGATGCTTAAAGAAGCTTTGGCTAAGCGTAACAGCGAGCTTCAGGTTTCAAGAAACCTCTGTGCTAGGACAGCAAACAAGCTTCAAACATTGGAAGCTCATAGGATGAGTAATCCTCCTAGTATGGCTTCAATGTCTGAAGACGGAAACGAAGATGCTAGAAGCGTAGCTGGATCTTTGATGTCTGACCTCTCtcaaaccaacaaaacaaaGAGTGCTAACCAGTTGGAGCTTATGGATGATTTTCTAGAGATGGAGAAGTTAGCTTGTCTGCCAAGTACTGATTCTGATGCTGAGATTCCACCGCTGAAGAAAAGAATCTCTACTTTGCTTCAGTCTCTCCCCAAAGATGCTGCTTTCGAGAAGATTTTGGAAGAAGTACAATGTGCCATTGAAGATGCAGGTGGGCCTAATGTAAAGGAGATAGCCATGTCAAGTGAGACTACAGAGGAAACAGTTACACAAGAACTGGCTCATGCTCTTTCTCAGATATACCACTTTGTTTCCTACCTTGCGAAAGAAGCAACACCGTGTCAGTACACGTTCTCCCAAAAAGTTCACGAGTTATCTGTCACTTTGGACAGAGTATTGAGCAAGGAGAAGACTCTGGTGGACTTTCTGTTTGATCTCTCTCGTGTTTTAGTAGAAGCTAGTGAGCTGAAAATCAATGTGGTGGGATTTAACGCATCTGAAGTGGAGATTCACAGCCCTGACTGCATTGATAAAGTCGCTTTACCGGAAAACAAAGCTCTAAAAGATTCATCACGTGAGCATTACCAGTGTGGTTGTTCTCAGAGCTCTGATTCCGAGATTCCAGATGATTGCATCGGCTACGAACACAAGCTCTCAGCAGTTGCTTGTACATTTACTTCAGAAGAGTTTGAAGGATTGAAACTCGAGAAAGAAAAAGCAGAAACCAACCTTGCAAGCTGTGAAGCAGATCTTGAAGCAACTAAGTCGAAACTACAAGAAACAGAGCGGCTTCTTGCTGGAGTGAAGTCAGATTTGGAATCTGCTCGGATGTCTAATGGCATGGCCGAGACACAGCTCAAATGCATGGTGGAATCGTACAGATCTCTGGAAACTAGATCATCAGAGCTGGAAATCGAGTTGAGTTCTCTTAAAAGCAAAATAGAAAACTTGGAAGATGAGCTTCATGAGGAAAAGGAAAACCACCAAGAGGCTTTAACCAAATGCCAAGAACTCGAAGAGCAATTACAAAggtatatttaaaactaaacactAATCTCTTTATTCGCCATAAACTAAGTCTCTAACTTCTGTTTCCTACAAAACTTTAGGAACAACCAAACCTGCCCAGTAACTGAAGCTGCTCCCAAAAGCAAACAGGACAATGAACTAGCAGCAGCTGCAGAGAAGCTGCAAGAGTGTCAAGAGACTATATTGCTTCTCGGGAAGCAACTCAAATCCATGTGTCCTCAAACAGAGCAGTTTCCTTCTTCTCCAAGCCAAGAACAAGCCCTAAactcagaagaagaaaatgaatacGCAGTAACTTCCACAAATCCTCAAGACAAAACATCAAGTTCGCCTCCATACAAAGAAACACCATCGATGACTACAATGAGATCTCCTGTAGGGTCGAAACATAAACACACCAATTCAAActcatcatcctcctcctcaGGACTTACCCCTGAGAAACACTCTAAAGGATTCAGCAGATTCTTCTCCTCTAAAGCAAAGTAAACAAAAAAGTACAAATCTAACTATGCTTGTATATCGTATCTATTGCTATGTAAAAACATCCGTATTGGATCAAtaagacagaaaaaaaaagttacacaCAGTTCTTTAAAGAATCTCCAGCACCTtgaaagaagaaggaagaaagcACAAAATCAGCAATAAAGATTCCGACAAGAGACATGACAACTGCAGAAGTTGTGGATTCTCCAACACCTTTAGCGCCTCCCTTAGTAGTAACTCCCCAAGAGCAACTAATCACAGATATTATAGCACCAAACACTTGAGACTTAATCATGGCACTCACAATGTCCCACGGTCTAAGCGCTCTATGAGCCGAGTCCATGATTATGTTAATACTAATCCCATAAACCGCGTCAGATAGCAGAGCGCTCGAAGCCATCCCGACAGTGAAACACATGAGCGTCAAAAACGGCAAGGCCAGACACGAAGCGATAACTCTCGGCGTGATGAGATAATCAATCGGGTCAGCTCCCAAGACACGTAGCGTATCTGTCTGCTCCGAGACTTGCATTGTCCCTAGCTCAGCAGCAAACGCGCTTCCCATTCGTCCAGCGACAACGATGGATGT
The sequence above is drawn from the Brassica napus cultivar Da-Ae chromosome A8, Da-Ae, whole genome shotgun sequence genome and encodes:
- the LOC106440758 gene encoding filament-like plant protein 4 — translated: MDRKSWPWKKKSSSEKPAPVTDQDQENGKKASYIQISFDQYSHLNGLKDDVHKYEAQVLNLQDHIKELDSKLSTANADITSKEALVKQHSKVAEEAVSGWEKAEAEASALKTHLETVTLAKLTVEDRAAHLDGALKECMKQVRSLKEENEQKLHDVIVTNTNQMDKIRDEFESKIREFEQELLRSGAENDALSRSLQERSNMVIRISEEKSQAEAEIEHLKSNIESCEREINTLKYETHVITKELEIRNEEKNMSMRSAEVANKQHLEGVKKIAKLEAECQRLRTLVRKKLPGPGALAQMKMEVESLGRGGDYGDHRQRRSPARPSSPLMSPLSHVSDFSYDNMQKIHKENDLLTERLLAMEEETKMLKEALAKRNSELQVSRNLCARTANKLQTLEAHRMSNPPSMASMSEDGNEDARSVAGSLMSDLSQTNKTKSANQLELMDDFLEMEKLACLPSTDSDAEIPPLKKRISTLLQSLPKDAAFEKILEEVQCAIEDAGGPNVKEIAMSSETTEETVTQELAHALSQIYHFVSYLAKEATPCQYTFSQKVHELSVTLDRVLSKEKTLVDFLFDLSRVLVEASELKINVVGFNASEVEIHSPDCIDKVALPENKALKDSSREHYQCGCSQSSDSEIPDDCIGYEHKLSAVACTFTSEEFEGLKLEKEKAETNLASCEADLEATKSKLQETERLLAGVKSDLESARMSNGMAETQLKCMVESYRSLETRSSELEIELSSLKSKIENLEDELHEEKENHQEALTKCQELEEQLQRNNQTCPVTEAAPKSKQDNELAAAAEKLQECQETILLLGKQLKSMCPQTEQFPSSPSQEQALNSEEENEYAVTSTNPQDKTSSSPPYKETPSMTTMRSPVGSKHKHTNSNSSSSSSGLTPEKHSKGFSRFFSSKAK
- the LOC106440760 gene encoding protein TRIGALACTOSYLDIACYLGLYCEROL 1, chloroplastic, with the protein product MAFTIQFVREFTRLGLNRSIGGVLALAFSIELSPVITSIVVAGRMGSAFAAELGTMQVSEQTDTLRVLGADPIDYLITPRVIASCLALPFLTLMCFTVGMASSALLSDAVYGISINIIMDSAHRALRPWDIVSAMIKSQVFGAIISVISCSWGVTTKGGAKGVGESTTSAVVMSLVGIFIADFVLSSFFFQGAGDSLKNCV